A portion of the Zootoca vivipara chromosome 6, rZooViv1.1, whole genome shotgun sequence genome contains these proteins:
- the NPC1L1 gene encoding NPC1-like intracellular cholesterol transporter 1, whose translation MLSAILLALVLSRAGLGLAAALTPIHKAKYCSFYGNCGKNPEIGSSLLPSNVPCISNTPARKLNGSHLNLLQAICPMLFTGADDTFACCSEAQLQDLGSSLAMSQVILSRCPACSENFANIYCQNTCSPDQSLFINITRSFNRTVQGEEKQGVLEYQCYYSQRFAQESFDSCKGVRMPATGGYAIGTMCGKYGATLCNSQRWLDFQGDTSNGLAPLAISFQLVPEGSAPIQDGIVPLNGTTWKCSEAVGNGTKERCSCQDCSQACPAALDPHPAQKPFQVGEMGGVLFLCTFLFLLLMVLFVAFLLQQGCSCSCRKQKEEGPKKAMPGPTCSQKASQATHDFLARIFSRWGTLVASYPVTVITISVVVVIGLSSGLVFLQLTTDPVELWSKPDSQARKEKTFYDENFGPFFRTNQVILTAKDRPSYTYDSLVLGNKNFSGILSMEVLLDLLDLQQRLQGIEVWSAEHGRNVSLKDICYAPLNPQNATLSDCCVNSLLQYFQNNVTRLNMTANQTMRGKNGTVDWRDHFLYCVNSPLSFQDITELELSCMADYGAPVFPFLAVGGYPEEEYSEGQALILTFSLNNFPLSDPRFDFAMLWEKQFLKIVEEFQREHEDSYTVAYMAERSLEDEISRTTWEDLPIFAVSYLVIFVYIALALGEYSSWKRILVDSKVTLGFGGILVVLGAVLSSLGFYSYIGLPSSLIIIEVVPFLVLAVGADNIFIFVLEYQRCEPRPGETTEQHIGRVLGDVAPSMLLCSLSEVICFFLGGLSEMPAVRTFALNAALAVLFDFLLQVSMFVALLSLDARRQKASRFDLCCCARLEEKSPEEKKKKPRSLLRTFIERFYAPFLLNSFVRFVVMLLFIFMFCAGIFLMLHVEVGLNQELAVPTDSYMLQYFQYLNAYFMVGAPTYFVTTPGYNFSTVAGMNGVCSSSGCDDNSLTQKIQSAVQFPNVSFLAIPASSWVDDFIDWLSPFSSCCRIHSFGPDKGQFCPSTDTSLSCLLKKCMALTGGTLRPSVEEFHRFLPWFLHDMPNLKCPKGGLGAYDTSVRLGPDGEVIASRFMAYHTPLKNSQEYTAALKAARELAANITAAMRQVPGTDPNFTVFPYTITYVFYEQFLSIALAGVVNLAVCLLPTFLVCCVLLGMDLRSGLINLFTIIMILVDTQGAMTLWGISFNAISLINLVTAVGISVEFVSHITRSFAISTEPTKVERAREATVNMGSAVFAGVAMTNLPGIVVLAFAKAQLIQIFFFRLNLIITLLGVLHGLVFLPVALSYFGPDSIHLSVQQEKKSSLVIANSLALESSNGIQSPASSDCSKASKDGAKQEGSEEVGGSCPEGAGI comes from the exons ATGCTGAGCGCCATCCTGCTTGCCTTGGTGCTTTCCAGGGCCGGGTTGGGCCTG GCGGCTGCCCTCACACCAATCCATAAGGCAAAATACTGCTCCTTCTACGGAAACTGCGGCAAGAACCCTGAAATCGGTTCCAGTCTTCTCCCGTCAAATGTCCCTTGCATCTCCAACACGCCGGCCCGGAAGCTCAATGGCTCCCACCTCAACCTCCTCCAGGCCATCTGCCCGATGCTGTTCACGGGGGCCGATGATACTTTTGCCTGCTGCTCCGAGGCCCAGCTGCAAGACCTCGGGAGCAGCCTGGCCATGTCCCAGGTGATTTTGTCTCGCTGCCCGGCCTGTTCGGAGAACTTTGCCAACATCTACTGCCAAAACACCTGCAGCCCAGACCAGAGCCTCTTCATCAACATCACCCGCTCTTTCAACCGCACCGTCCAGGGGGAGGAGAAACAAGGGGTCTTGGAGTACCAGTGCTACTACAGCCAGCGCTTCGCTCAGGAGTCCTTCGACTCTTGCAAAGGGGTGAGGATGCCGGCCACGGGCGGCTACGCCATCGGCACCATGTGTGGCAAATACGGGGCCACCTTGTGCAACAGCCAGCGGTGGCTGGATTTCCAGGGGGACACAAGCAATGGGCTGGCCCCTTTGGCCATCTCCTTCCAGCTGGTGCCCGAAGGCTCTGCCCCAATTCAGGATGGCATCGTGCCCCTCAACGGAACGACCTGGAAGTGCAGCGAGGCAGTGGGCAATGGGACCAAGGAGAGGTGTTCCTGCCAGGACTGTTCCCAGGCATGCCCTGCAGCCCTGGACCCTCACCCTGCCCAGAAGCCCTTCCAAGTGGGGGAAATGGGTGGGGTCCTGTTCCTGTgcacctttctcttcctcctcctcatggtACTGTTTGTGGCCTTCCTGCTCCAGCAAGGGTGCTCCTGCTCATGTCGGAAACAGAAGGAGGAAGGCCCCAAGAAAGCCATGCCCGGGCCAACCTGTTCTCAGAAAGCGAGCCAGGCCACCCATGACTTCCTGGCCAGGATATTCAGCCGCTGGGGCACACTGGTGGCCTCCTACCCTGTCACGGTGATCACCAtctcggtggtggtggtgatagggCTCTCCAGCGGGCTGGTCTTTCTCCAGCTGACCACAGACCCTGtggagctgtggtccaaacccGACAGCCAGGCCCGGAAGGAGAAGACCTTCTACGACGAGAACTTTGGGCCCTTCTTCAGGACTAACCAGGTCATCCTGACCGCCAAGGACCGTCCCAGCTACACCTACGACTCCCTCGTCCTGGGCAATAAGAACTTCAGCGGAATCCTCTCCATGGAGGTTCTGCTGGACCTGTTGGACCTGCAGCAGAGGCTGCAAGGCATCGAGGTCTGGTCTGCGGAGCATGGCAGGAACGTCTCTCTGAAGGACATCTGTTACGCGCCCCTGAACCCTCAGAATGCTACCCTCTCCGACTGCTGCGTCAACAGCCTGTTGCAGTATTTTCAGAACAACGTGACCCGCCTGAATATGACGGCCAACCAGACGATGAGGGGCAAGAATGGCACTGTGGACTGGCGGGACCACTTCCTCTATTGCGTCAA CTCACCTCTCTCTTTCCAAGACATCACCGAGCTGGAGCTGAGCTGCATGGCAGACTACGGAGCACCTGTCTTCCCTTTCCTGGCCGTGGGGGGGTATCCAG AGGAGGAGTACTCGGAAGGCCAGGCCCTCATCCTGACCTTCTCCCTGAACAACTTCCCTCTCAGTGACCCCCGATTTGACTTCGCCATGTTGTGGGAGAAGCAGTTCCTGAAGATCGTGGAGGAATTCCAGCGGGAACATGAAGACAGCTACACGGTCGCCTACATGGCAGag CGTTCACTGGAGGACGAGATCAGCCGCACCACCTGGGAGGACCTCCCCATCTTTGCTGTCAGCTACCTGGTGATCTTTGTGTACATTGCATTGGCCTTGGGCGAGTACTCCAGCTGGAAGCGCATCCTG GTGGACTCCAAGGTGACGCTGGGCTTTGGAGGAATCCTGGTGGTCCTGGGGGCTGTGCTGTCGTCCCTGGGCTTCTACTCCTACATAGGGCTGCCCTCCTCCCTCATCATCATCGAGGTCGTCCCCTTCCTGGTGCTGGCGGTCGGTGCTGACAACATCTTCATCTTCGTGCTGGAGTACCAG CGGTGTGAGCCACGGCCTGGGGAGACGACGGAGCAGCACATCGGGCGGGTTTTGGGTGACGTGGCCCCCAGCATGCTCCTTTGCAGCCTCTCCGAAGTCATCTGCTTCTTCCTGG GTGGCCTGTCGGAGATGCCGGCTGTCCGAACCTTTGCCTTGAACGCTGCCCTGGCCGTCCTCTTTGACTTCTTGCTCCAGGTGTCCATGTTTGTGGCTTTGCTGTCTCTGGATGCCCGCAGGCAGAAG GCCTCTCGCTTTGACCTGTGTTGCTGCGCCCGACTGGAGGAAAAGAGcccagaggagaagaagaagaagccaagaaGCCTCCTTCGCACCTTCATAGAACGCTTCTATGCTCCCTTCCTGCTCAACAGCTTCGTCCGGTTCGTGGTG ATGCTGCTCTTCATTTTCATGTTCTGCGCTGGGATCTTCCTGATGTTGCATGTCGAAGTGGGGCTGAATCAGGAGCTGGCCGTGCCCACG GATTCCTACATGCTGCAGTACTTCCAGTACCTGAACGCGTACTTCATGGTGGGGGCCCCAACTTACTTCGTCACTACGCCGGGCTACAACTTCTCCACGGTGGCAGGGATGAACGGCGTCTGCTCCAGCTCAGGCTGCGATGACAACTCCTTGACGCAGAAGATCCAGTCTGCCGTGCAGTTCCCGAACGT gtccttcctggccatccctgcctcttccTGGGTGGACGACTTCATCGACTGGCTGAGCCCCTTTTCCAGCTGCTGCCGCATCCACAGCTTCGGCCCAGACAAGGGCCAGTTCTGCCCCTCCACCGACA cTTCCCTGTCCTGCCTGTTGAAAAAGTGCATGGCTCTGACGGGCGGGACCCTCCGGCCAAGTGTTGAGGAGTTCCACCGGTTCCTGCCCTGGTTCCTCCACGACATGCCCAACCTGAAATGCCCCAAGGG GGGTCTTGGTGCCTATGACACCTCTGTGCGGCTGGGGCCAGATGGGGAAGTCATAG CATCCCGCTTCATGGCATACCACACGCCCCTCAAAAACTCCCAGGAGTACACGGCGGCCCTGAAGGCAGCCCGGGAGCTGGCGGCCAACATCACCGCTGCCATGCGGCAGGTGCCCGGCACGGACCCCAACTTCACGGTCTTCCCATACAC GATCACCTACGTGTTTTACGAGCAATTCCTGAGCATCGCCCTTGCGGGAGTCGTCAACCTGGCCGTCTGCTTGCTCCCCACCTTCCTGGTCTGCTGTGTCCTGCTGGGTATGGACCTGCGCTCAGGACTCATCAACCTGTTCACCATCATCATGATACTGGTGGACACCCAGGGAGCCATGACACTGTGGGGCATTTCCTTCAACGCCATCTCCCTCATCAACCTGGTGACG GCTGTGGGCATTTCGGTGGAGTTTGTGTCGCACATCACCCGCTCCTTTGCTATCAGCACGGAGCCCACCAAAGTGGAGAGAGCCAGAGAGGCCACAGTCAACATGGGGAGTGCG GTGTTTGCCGGTGTGGCCATGACAAACCTCCCGGGCATTGTGGTCCTGGCCTTTGCCAAAGCCCAGCTGATCCAGATCTTCTTCTTCCGCCTCAACCTCATCATCACGCTGCTGGGGGTGCTCCACGGACTCGTCTTCCTGCCTGTGGCCCTCAGTTATTTCG ggCCTGATAGCATCCACTTGAGTGTGCAGCAAGAGAAAAAAAGCAGCCTGGTCATCGCCAATAGCCTTGCTCTTGAAAGCAGCAACGGGATCCAGAGCCCAGCCTCTAGTGACTGCAGCAAGGCTTCAAAGGACGGAGCCAAGCAGGAGGGATCTGAAGAAGTGGGTGGCAGTTGCCCAGAAGGAGCTGGCATCTAG
- the MRPS24 gene encoding small ribosomal subunit protein uS3m → MAAPWWRAAAAARRGLEAFVGSPGNTSWHLCARRDFRTSVACCKNRAARVRVGKGDKPVTYEEAHPPHFIAHRKGWLSQHTSNLSGEGGAAERSVEDVFIRKLIYGTFHDCLASEIVLKRRANTLIICAIFLQKLQPSKFYFLIGYTETLLSFLYKCPVKMEVQTVREKVVYKYL, encoded by the exons ATGGCGGCCCCCTGgtggagggcggcggcggcagctcggCGGGGCCTTGAG GCCTTTGTAGGGAGTCCTGGCAATACTTCCTGGCACCTTTGTGCAAGGCGGGATTTCCGGACCAGTGTTGCCTGCTGTAAG AACCGAGCAGCTCGAGTTCGTGTTGGGAAAGGAGACAAGCCTGTAACCTATGAGgaagcccacccaccccacttcatTGCACACCGCAAGGGCTGGCTCTCCCAGCACACAA GTAACCTGAGTGGCGAGGGAGGGGCAGCTGAACGCTCTGTGGAGGATGTCTTCATTCGCAAGTTAATCTACGGCACCTTCCATGACTGCCTGGCCAGCGAGATTGTGTTGAAGCGCCGTGCCAACACGCTAATAATCTGCGCCATTTTCCTGCAGAAGCTGCAGCCTTCCAAGTTCTACTTCCTGATTGGCTATACAGAGACATTGCTCTCCTTCCTGTACAAGTGCCCCGTCAAGATGGAAGTGCAGACGGTTCGTGAGAAGGTGGTCTACAAGTATCTCTAG